A single Candidatus Omnitrophota bacterium DNA region contains:
- the rseP gene encoding RIP metalloprotease RseP: MMDVLVFILVLSVLVVVHEWGHFITARLLGVRVEKFSVGFGPKLFSRKRGDTEYMVCAIPLGGYVKMAGDERAACKGDKDEFFSHPVGHRALIVLMGPMVNMVFAYICFYFIFLLGYPTLAAKIGKVLEDHPAAAAGLLPGDRVTRIDDKAIVNWEDLHKYVSTSGGQTLHFTIVRDGQEIAKEIAPKIRSVENIFGQKESVRLVGIQPAEEIVFFKYGPGQSFVKAYEHLTDLCVLMFKALYHVVTGAMPAQDALGGPLRIFDVVKQAASLGWAYLVITTAIISANLAIFNLFPVPVLDGGHLMLLAVEKVRGRPLSLKVEEHLTRAGLTLLLCLVVFVIYSDIDHLGWIDKLKNFWPK; this comes from the coding sequence ATGATGGACGTTCTGGTTTTTATCCTGGTGTTGAGCGTTCTGGTGGTTGTCCATGAGTGGGGGCATTTCATCACGGCCCGGCTCCTGGGCGTGCGCGTGGAAAAATTTTCGGTCGGGTTTGGACCCAAATTGTTTTCCCGTAAGCGGGGAGATACGGAATACATGGTGTGCGCCATCCCCCTGGGCGGATACGTCAAGATGGCGGGCGACGAGCGGGCCGCGTGCAAAGGGGACAAGGACGAGTTTTTTTCCCATCCGGTCGGTCATCGGGCGCTCATTGTCCTGATGGGGCCGATGGTCAATATGGTTTTTGCGTATATCTGTTTTTATTTTATTTTCCTGCTGGGATATCCGACCCTGGCCGCCAAGATCGGGAAGGTCCTGGAGGACCACCCGGCCGCCGCGGCCGGCCTGCTTCCCGGCGACCGCGTGACCCGGATCGATGACAAGGCCATCGTCAATTGGGAGGACCTCCACAAGTATGTCAGCACCTCCGGCGGACAGACCCTGCATTTCACGATCGTCCGGGACGGACAGGAAATCGCCAAGGAGATCGCTCCCAAGATCCGCAGCGTGGAAAATATTTTCGGGCAGAAAGAGTCGGTCCGGCTGGTCGGTATCCAGCCCGCGGAGGAGATCGTTTTTTTCAAGTACGGCCCCGGCCAGTCGTTTGTCAAGGCGTACGAGCACCTGACCGATCTTTGTGTCCTGATGTTCAAGGCGCTTTACCACGTGGTCACCGGCGCGATGCCGGCCCAGGACGCCCTGGGCGGGCCGCTGAGGATCTTTGATGTGGTCAAACAGGCGGCCTCTCTGGGATGGGCGTATCTTGTGATCACGACGGCGATCATCAGCGCGAATCTCGCGATTTTCAATCTCTTCCCGGTCCCGGTCCTGGACGGGGGGCATCTGATGCTTTTGGCTGTTGAAAAAGTGCGGGGACGGCCCCTGTCCCTCAAGGTGGAGGAGCACCTGACCCGCGCCGGGCTGACCCTGCTGCTGTGCCTGGTCGTTTTTGTGATTTACAGCGACATCGACCATCTGGGATGGATCGACAAGCTCAAAAATTTCTGGCCGAAATAG
- a CDS encoding 1-deoxy-D-xylulose-5-phosphate reductoisomerase encodes MSVKNIVILGSTGSIGINTLKVVDRFPAEFRVVGLSALNNAGLLAEQVKRFMPACVAIGPGQVADLKELTQGTGVKVFNSETDLPQMVSRSDVDTVVMGISGSAALLPFLTAVRAGKTVATANKEALVIAGEIIIREAKRCGARIIPVDSEQSAIFQCLEGQSRAEVKKVFLTASGGPLRTIPVSRFRRVTVKQILNHPRWKMGKRITVDSATLMNKGFEVIEAKRLFDLRDDEIEVVIHPEAIIHSMVAFRDGSVMAQMGITDMRLPIQYALTYPRRFPSGLKDLDFFRLKKFTFEKPDLRKFPALALAVDVARKGGTHPAVLNAADELAVEAFLQGRISFVHLVGAVEKVVARHKSRKDPGLNDILAADAWARQEAARILTNQMPRALPVA; translated from the coding sequence ATGAGCGTTAAGAATATTGTCATCCTCGGATCCACCGGGTCCATTGGCATCAACACCCTGAAGGTTGTCGATCGGTTCCCGGCGGAATTCCGGGTGGTGGGCCTTTCCGCCTTGAACAATGCCGGCCTGCTGGCCGAACAGGTCAAGCGGTTTATGCCGGCCTGTGTGGCGATCGGGCCGGGCCAGGTGGCGGATCTGAAGGAGTTGACCCAGGGGACCGGCGTCAAAGTTTTTAATTCCGAGACGGACCTGCCGCAGATGGTCAGCCGCAGCGACGTGGACACGGTAGTGATGGGGATCAGCGGAAGCGCCGCGTTGCTGCCTTTTCTCACGGCGGTCCGCGCCGGCAAGACGGTGGCCACGGCCAATAAGGAGGCCTTGGTCATCGCGGGGGAGATCATCATCCGCGAGGCGAAACGCTGCGGGGCCAGGATCATCCCGGTTGACAGCGAGCAGAGCGCGATCTTTCAGTGCTTGGAAGGGCAGAGCCGGGCCGAGGTGAAAAAGGTCTTTTTGACGGCGTCCGGCGGTCCCTTGCGGACCATTCCTGTGTCCCGGTTCAGGCGCGTGACGGTGAAACAGATCCTGAACCATCCGCGATGGAAGATGGGCAAACGCATCACGGTGGATTCCGCCACGCTGATGAACAAGGGGTTCGAGGTCATCGAGGCCAAGCGGCTTTTTGATCTGCGGGACGATGAGATCGAAGTGGTGATCCACCCCGAAGCGATCATCCATTCGATGGTCGCGTTCCGGGACGGGTCGGTCATGGCGCAGATGGGCATCACGGACATGCGCCTGCCGATCCAGTACGCCTTGACCTATCCCCGGAGATTCCCCTCGGGGTTGAAAGACCTGGATTTTTTCCGGCTTAAGAAATTCACGTTTGAAAAGCCCGATCTCCGGAAGTTCCCGGCGCTGGCCCTGGCGGTCGATGTCGCCAGAAAAGGGGGGACCCACCCGGCTGTCCTCAACGCCGCCGATGAGCTGGCGGTCGAGGCGTTCCTGCAGGGGCGGATTTCATTTGTCCATCTGGTCGGGGCCGTGGAAAAGGTCGTGGCACGCCATAAATCCCGGAAGGATCCGGGGCTGAACGATATTTTGGCCGCCGACGCGTGGGCGCGTCAGGAGGCGGCGCGGATTTTAACAAATCAGATGCCACGGGCTTTGCCCGTGGCTTGA
- a CDS encoding phosphatidate cytidylyltransferase encodes MSQKRFFSSVLAISVIAIGIAFEWAFIVLLMALTIGGLYEFFYMIKKKGIPIYSYVGIFLGILIPASIYSRFQLTKNWELLFIVLAFLLVLLMQFARKDNSNAIVGVSTTMFGVFYISWLFSFLIKIRFLLPDQDGIALLAFLLIVTKSGDIGALLIGSRFGKHALLPRVSPNKSVEGAVGSFIFSMAAAVLAKDFLPSVLNFPVWQVVVMGAAIGGLGQLGDLSESLMKRDCNVKDSGKFLPGMGGVLDVIDSVLFSGPAFYLYMSAVLKAV; translated from the coding sequence ATGAGTCAAAAGAGATTTTTCAGCTCGGTTTTGGCGATTTCCGTGATCGCGATCGGCATTGCCTTTGAGTGGGCCTTCATTGTGCTCCTCATGGCCCTGACGATCGGCGGGCTTTACGAGTTCTTTTACATGATCAAGAAAAAGGGGATCCCGATTTACAGCTATGTCGGCATCTTCCTGGGGATTTTGATTCCCGCGTCCATCTACAGCCGCTTCCAGCTGACGAAGAATTGGGAACTGTTGTTCATCGTTCTCGCGTTCCTGCTTGTTTTGCTGATGCAGTTCGCGCGCAAGGACAACAGCAACGCGATCGTCGGTGTCTCGACCACGATGTTCGGCGTTTTTTATATTTCCTGGCTGTTCAGCTTTTTGATCAAGATCCGTTTCCTGTTGCCCGACCAGGATGGGATCGCCCTTTTGGCGTTCCTCCTGATCGTCACGAAATCCGGCGATATCGGGGCATTGCTCATCGGCAGCCGTTTCGGGAAGCATGCACTGCTGCCGCGGGTCAGCCCCAACAAGTCCGTGGAAGGGGCGGTGGGGAGTTTCATTTTCAGCATGGCGGCGGCCGTTCTGGCGAAGGACTTTTTGCCGTCGGTCCTCAATTTCCCGGTATGGCAGGTGGTTGTCATGGGGGCCGCGATCGGCGGACTGGGCCAGTTGGGAGACCTGTCGGAGTCGTTGATGAAACGTGATTGTAACGTCAAAGATTCCGGAAAGTTCCTCCCCGGGATGGGCGGCGTCCTGGATGTCATTGACAGCGTATTGTTTTCGGGCCCGGCCTTTTATCTGTATATGAGCGCCGTTCTGAAGGCCGTATAG
- a CDS encoding isoprenyl transferase, translated as MGNSGPESAPHLPRHVAIIMDGNGRWAKSRNLPRTQGHLEGVRRVEEIVEAARLMGIKVLTLYTFSTENWNRPLSEVQMLMTTLCAVLDRKVNQLIRDNIRLQTIGRKDGLPADVIKSMERTSGATKDCTGLILNLALNYGGRSEILDAAKNLAEKVTSGQMSLSDISEETFQQALYTAGMPDPDLLIRTSGEQRISNFLLWQLSYAEFYFTDIYWPQFNTGEFQKAIADYQKRDRRYGRVGIASS; from the coding sequence ATGGGGAATTCGGGGCCGGAAAGCGCTCCCCATCTGCCGCGCCATGTGGCCATCATCATGGACGGCAACGGCCGCTGGGCCAAGAGCCGGAATTTGCCGAGGACCCAGGGCCATCTGGAAGGCGTGCGGCGCGTTGAGGAGATCGTCGAGGCGGCGCGCCTGATGGGCATTAAGGTTTTGACACTGTACACGTTTTCAACGGAAAATTGGAACAGGCCGTTGAGCGAAGTGCAGATGCTGATGACGACCCTGTGCGCGGTGCTTGACAGGAAAGTCAATCAGTTGATCCGGGACAATATTCGGTTGCAGACGATCGGGCGGAAGGACGGCCTGCCTGCGGATGTTATCAAGAGTATGGAGAGGACCTCCGGCGCCACGAAGGACTGCACGGGGCTGATCCTGAACCTGGCCTTGAATTACGGGGGCCGCTCGGAGATACTGGACGCCGCCAAAAATTTGGCGGAGAAGGTGACATCGGGGCAGATGTCCTTGTCGGATATCAGCGAGGAAACGTTTCAGCAGGCCCTGTACACCGCCGGTATGCCGGATCCGGATCTTCTGATCCGGACATCAGGTGAACAGCGGATCAGCAATTTCCTTCTGTGGCAGTTGTCCTACGCGGAATTTTATTTCACCGATATTTATTGGCCGCAATTCAACACCGGTGAGTTTCAGAAGGCCATCGCGGATTACCAGAAAAGGGACCGGCGCTACGGGCGGGTGGGGATCGCATCCTCCTGA